The Streptomyces sp. NBC_00344 genome includes a window with the following:
- a CDS encoding tetratricopeptide repeat protein, with protein sequence MTDQAVDSADRVATSNAVPATGQFVGRRRELKALRADIERAGLDTLAGRKGARPRVLLIAGRPGSGRSALARELAAQLAGDYPDGVLRARLTGPGGDRVPAADTARELLGLLGVPAPAGAGEDELTELVRGAIGGRRALLLLDDAADAGQVEPLLPDASASLVVATSTGPLTGIPDVRPCTLGGLDTGSAVELLKQAAGAVRITVDPRTAETLAEECGGQPAALVLVGGWLATRPKLSVADVTKQLWSLPDEAEEPKAASRPLARAFRFVYRSLPQSAARLLRLLALAPAGLVDAHTASALAGCSVSAARTTLEEFTTLGLLRGTDGPQFEVPGCLVPLLTELMETQDRPAEVQLARARMLERTVRLLQSCWAITEPDDSVIRKKLAGLPRSLRFTSAPAAAEWLRLRLPALLASARLAVADGELDTLARRLVAALVRALAAHRGTDAAAPVLYGLHQLVLGVAERRGLHRERAAALLNLADLDAECGRTREALARYKAALDAGRSAHDPYATGRATESVGGAYQELRDWDRAADWYGRALAHRQARGERSEESRLYGRLGTVHSYAGRYGDALRSWRAAVAGYRRLGDLSGQARALSELARVQEYAGHPEESLRTCTEAVEWARRADDVRLQAALYLRLADTLDRLGDSAAAQLHRGSAGRLLADSKSTYEIRGTSAED encoded by the coding sequence GTGACGGATCAGGCAGTGGATTCGGCCGACCGGGTCGCTACCTCGAACGCCGTGCCGGCAACCGGTCAGTTCGTCGGCAGGCGACGTGAATTGAAGGCGCTGCGGGCCGACATCGAACGCGCGGGTCTGGACACGCTGGCCGGGCGCAAGGGCGCACGGCCCCGGGTGCTGCTGATCGCGGGCCGCCCGGGCTCGGGTCGCAGCGCCCTCGCCCGGGAGCTCGCCGCGCAACTGGCCGGCGACTACCCCGACGGTGTACTGCGGGCCAGACTCACCGGGCCCGGCGGTGACCGGGTGCCGGCGGCCGACACCGCTCGTGAACTGCTCGGGCTCCTCGGGGTACCGGCGCCCGCAGGGGCCGGGGAGGACGAGCTCACCGAGCTGGTGCGCGGGGCCATCGGCGGACGCCGGGCCCTGCTGCTCCTCGACGACGCGGCTGACGCCGGCCAGGTCGAGCCGTTGCTGCCCGACGCGTCCGCCTCCCTCGTGGTGGCCACGTCGACCGGACCGCTGACCGGTATCCCCGACGTCCGGCCCTGCACGCTCGGAGGCCTGGACACCGGCTCGGCCGTCGAGTTGCTCAAGCAGGCCGCAGGTGCGGTGCGGATCACCGTCGACCCCCGGACGGCGGAGACACTGGCCGAGGAGTGCGGCGGACAACCCGCCGCACTCGTCCTGGTGGGCGGCTGGCTGGCCACCAGGCCCAAGCTGTCGGTCGCCGACGTGACCAAGCAGCTGTGGAGCCTGCCCGACGAGGCGGAGGAGCCCAAGGCGGCTTCCAGGCCGCTGGCCCGCGCCTTCCGTTTCGTGTACCGCTCGCTGCCGCAGTCCGCCGCCCGGCTACTGCGACTGCTGGCGCTCGCACCGGCCGGTCTTGTCGACGCGCACACGGCTTCGGCGCTGGCCGGCTGCTCGGTATCCGCGGCCCGGACCACCCTGGAGGAGTTCACCACGCTCGGGCTGCTGCGCGGAACGGACGGCCCGCAGTTCGAGGTTCCCGGCTGTCTGGTGCCCCTGCTGACCGAGCTGATGGAGACGCAGGACCGCCCGGCCGAGGTGCAACTGGCCCGTGCCCGCATGCTCGAGCGGACCGTACGGCTGCTGCAGTCGTGCTGGGCGATCACCGAACCGGACGATTCGGTGATCCGCAAGAAGCTCGCCGGACTGCCCCGTTCGCTGCGCTTCACCAGCGCTCCGGCGGCTGCCGAATGGCTGCGGCTGCGGCTGCCCGCGCTGCTCGCGTCCGCCAGGCTCGCCGTCGCGGACGGCGAGCTCGACACCCTGGCCAGGCGGCTGGTCGCCGCGCTGGTGCGGGCGCTGGCCGCACACCGGGGCACGGACGCCGCAGCGCCGGTCCTCTACGGGCTCCATCAACTCGTCCTCGGTGTGGCTGAACGGCGCGGGCTGCACCGTGAACGGGCCGCCGCGCTGCTCAACCTGGCAGATCTGGACGCGGAGTGCGGCCGTACCCGGGAGGCGCTGGCCCGCTACAAGGCCGCACTGGACGCAGGCCGGTCCGCCCATGATCCGTACGCGACCGGGCGGGCCACGGAATCCGTGGGCGGCGCCTACCAGGAGCTGAGGGACTGGGACCGGGCGGCCGACTGGTACGGCAGGGCCCTGGCGCACCGCCAGGCGCGCGGGGAGCGGAGCGAGGAGTCCCGGCTGTACGGGCGGCTCGGGACCGTCCACAGCTATGCCGGGCGCTACGGCGACGCACTGCGCAGCTGGCGGGCGGCGGTGGCCGGATACCGCCGTCTCGGTGACCTCTCCGGCCAGGCGCGGGCACTGAGCGAGCTGGCCAGGGTGCAGGAGTACGCGGGTCACCCGGAGGAGTCCCTGCGCACCTGCACCGAGGCCGTCGAGTGGGCGCGCCGAGCCGATGACGTGCGGCTTCAGGCCGCGCTGTACCTGCGGCTGGCCGACACCCTGGACCGGCTGGGGGACTCGGCGGCGGCCCAGCTGCACAGGGGTTCAGCAGGCAGATTGCTGGCAGATTCCAAATCTACCTACGAAATCCGTGGCACATCTGCGGAAGATTGA
- the ald gene encoding alanine dehydrogenase produces the protein MKVGIPREVKNNEFRVAITPAGVNELVRHGHQVAIEQNAGVGSAITDVEYVAAGAQILPTADEVWATADLLLKVKEPIAEEYHRLRKDQTLFTYLHLAASRDCTDALLSSGTTAIAYETVETAARQLPLLAPMSEVAGRLAPQVGAYHLMRSVGGRGVLPGGVPGTAAGEAVVIGGGVSGWNATQIAVGMGFHVTLLDRDINKLREADRIFGTKVRTIVSNAYELEKAVIGADLVIGAVLIPGAKAPKLVTNALVARMKPGSVLVDIAIDQGGCFEDSHPTTHAEPTFQVHNSVFYCVANMPGAVPSTSTYALTNATLPYILELANRGWVEALRRDSALALGLNTHDGQVVYGSVAEAHNLPYTELSTLLG, from the coding sequence GTGAAGGTCGGCATCCCCCGCGAAGTCAAGAACAACGAGTTCCGGGTGGCCATCACCCCGGCCGGTGTGAACGAGCTGGTGCGCCACGGACACCAGGTCGCCATCGAGCAGAACGCCGGAGTCGGCTCCGCGATCACGGACGTGGAGTACGTGGCGGCCGGGGCGCAGATCCTGCCCACGGCGGACGAGGTCTGGGCCACCGCCGACCTGCTGCTGAAGGTCAAGGAGCCCATCGCCGAGGAGTACCACCGGCTCCGCAAGGACCAGACGCTCTTCACGTACCTGCACCTCGCGGCCTCCCGCGACTGCACGGACGCCCTGCTGAGCTCCGGCACCACCGCCATCGCGTACGAGACGGTCGAGACCGCGGCCCGCCAGCTGCCCCTGCTCGCCCCGATGTCGGAGGTGGCCGGCCGGCTCGCCCCGCAGGTGGGCGCCTACCATCTGATGCGCTCGGTGGGCGGCCGCGGTGTGCTGCCCGGCGGGGTGCCGGGTACGGCCGCCGGCGAAGCGGTGGTCATCGGCGGCGGGGTCTCCGGCTGGAACGCCACTCAGATCGCCGTCGGCATGGGCTTCCATGTGACCCTGCTCGACAGGGACATCAACAAGCTCCGCGAGGCGGACAGGATCTTCGGCACCAAGGTGCGGACCATCGTCTCCAACGCCTACGAACTGGAGAAGGCGGTCATCGGCGCGGACCTCGTCATCGGCGCCGTACTCATCCCCGGTGCGAAGGCTCCGAAGCTCGTCACCAACGCGCTGGTCGCCCGGATGAAGCCCGGAAGTGTACTTGTCGACATTGCGATTGATCAGGGCGGCTGCTTCGAGGACTCCCACCCGACCACGCACGCCGAGCCGACCTTCCAGGTCCACAACTCGGTGTTCTACTGCGTGGCCAACATGCCGGGTGCGGTGCCGAGCACGTCCACCTACGCGCTGACGAACGCCACGCTTCCGTACATCCTGGAGCTCGCGAACCGCGGCTGGGTCGAGGCGCTGCGCCGCGACTCCGCGCTCGCTCTGGGCCTCAACACCCATGACGGGCAGGTTGTTTACGGGTCTGTGGCCGAGGCACACAACCTCCCGTACACCGAACTGAGCACCCTGCTCGGCTGA
- a CDS encoding ParA family protein codes for MPARSHGPAGRETVGSVAVRTSGTPQHRTTAHQSMDGLHVNARAGDRSGDKTTHLAVYNEVPEGHFYDPDAEYEPDPEYAATLAPDAARQRRERIGPTGRPLPYFPIPGPLTDHGPAKIIAMCNQKGGVGKTTSTINLGAALAEYGRRVLLVDFDPQGALSVGLGVNPMELDLTVYNLLMERGMAADEVLLKTAVPNMDLLPSNIDLSAAEVQLVSEVARESTLQRALKPLMQDYDYIVIDCQPSLGLLTVNALTAAHKVIVPLECEFFALRGVALLTETIEKVQERLNPELELDGILATMYDSRTVHSREVLARVVEAFDDHVYHTVIGRTVRFPETTVAGEPITTYASNSVGAAAYRQLAREVLARCHAE; via the coding sequence GTGCCTGCTCGGAGCCATGGCCCTGCGGGGCGCGAGACTGTCGGCTCCGTCGCCGTCCGCACCTCCGGAACCCCACAGCACAGGACGACAGCCCACCAGAGTATGGACGGCCTACACGTGAACGCCAGGGCCGGCGACCGGAGTGGTGATAAGACCACCCATCTCGCCGTCTACAACGAGGTACCCGAGGGTCATTTCTACGACCCGGACGCCGAGTACGAGCCCGACCCGGAGTACGCGGCCACGCTCGCCCCGGACGCTGCACGCCAGCGCCGCGAGCGGATCGGCCCGACCGGACGGCCGCTGCCGTACTTCCCCATCCCGGGACCGCTGACCGACCACGGTCCCGCCAAGATCATCGCGATGTGCAACCAGAAGGGCGGCGTGGGCAAGACCACGTCGACCATCAACCTGGGTGCCGCACTCGCCGAGTACGGACGACGGGTTCTGCTGGTCGACTTCGACCCGCAGGGCGCGCTGTCCGTGGGGCTCGGCGTGAATCCGATGGAGCTCGACCTCACCGTCTACAACCTGCTCATGGAGCGGGGCATGGCGGCGGACGAGGTCCTGCTGAAGACCGCAGTGCCCAACATGGATCTGCTGCCCAGCAACATCGACCTCTCGGCAGCGGAAGTGCAACTGGTCAGCGAAGTGGCCCGGGAGTCCACGCTGCAGCGGGCGCTCAAGCCGCTGATGCAGGACTACGACTACATCGTGATCGACTGCCAGCCGTCGCTGGGCCTGCTGACCGTGAACGCGCTGACCGCCGCACACAAGGTGATCGTGCCGCTGGAGTGCGAGTTCTTCGCGCTCCGTGGGGTGGCGCTGCTGACCGAGACCATCGAGAAGGTCCAGGAGCGGCTCAACCCGGAGCTGGAGCTCGACGGCATCCTCGCCACGATGTACGACTCCCGCACGGTGCACAGCCGTGAGGTGCTCGCACGGGTCGTCGAGGCCTTCGACGACCACGTCTACCACACCGTCATCGGACGGACCGTACGGTTCCCCGAGACCACCGTCGCCGGCGAACCCATCACCACGTATGCCTCCAACTCGGTCGGTGCGGCCGCTTATCGCCAGCTCGCCAGGGAGGTGCTCGCCCGGTGTCACGCCGAGTGA
- a CDS encoding segregation and condensation protein A: MPTDESAQPRRRTLGRGPGAVVPAEAAAPESAAGSPPEPEAPEGDTPPAVDTAPAGAVPDDANAVEAGAVPEAAPARLLTAEHPGDAVPGPPVPEAATGGPDVSGPVTDSPDVFGPVTGNPDVSEPPTGLPPRGSDAPETADEPHDGRFRVRLVNFEGPFDLLLQLISKHRLDVTEIALSKVTVEFMAHIRSMGADWDLDQATEFLVVAATLLDLKAARLLPAAEIEDEADLALLEARDLLFARLLQYRAYKQIAEIFSDRLEAEGRRYPRTVGLEPHHAALLPEVVIRIGAEGFAKLAVKAMQPRARPQIYVDHIHAPLVSVQEQAEIVMARLRQGGDVSFRTLTEDAEDTLTVVARFLALLELYREKAVVLDQEEALGELLVRWTGGDGPTPAVTDEFDRLDHVVEEKA; this comes from the coding sequence ATGCCCACCGACGAATCCGCCCAGCCCCGCCGCCGGACCCTGGGGCGCGGCCCGGGAGCCGTCGTTCCCGCGGAGGCAGCGGCACCGGAGTCCGCCGCCGGTTCTCCGCCCGAGCCGGAGGCGCCGGAGGGGGATACGCCGCCCGCGGTGGACACCGCTCCGGCCGGTGCGGTCCCTGACGATGCGAACGCCGTCGAAGCCGGTGCGGTCCCGGAGGCCGCGCCCGCCCGGCTCCTGACCGCCGAGCACCCCGGCGATGCCGTGCCCGGCCCCCCGGTGCCCGAGGCCGCCACGGGCGGTCCCGATGTGTCCGGGCCTGTCACCGATAGCCCCGATGTGTTCGGGCCTGTCACTGGTAACCCCGACGTGTCCGAGCCCCCCACGGGGCTTCCGCCACGCGGCAGCGACGCCCCCGAAACCGCCGACGAGCCGCACGACGGCAGGTTCAGGGTGCGGCTGGTCAATTTCGAAGGGCCCTTCGACCTGCTGCTCCAGCTGATCTCCAAACACAGGCTGGACGTCACCGAGATCGCGCTGTCGAAGGTCACTGTCGAGTTCATGGCGCACATCCGGTCCATGGGCGCCGACTGGGATCTTGACCAGGCCACCGAATTCCTGGTGGTGGCCGCCACCCTTCTCGACCTCAAGGCCGCGCGGCTGCTGCCCGCGGCCGAGATCGAGGACGAGGCGGACCTCGCCCTGCTCGAAGCGCGTGACCTGCTCTTCGCGCGGCTGCTCCAGTACCGCGCCTACAAGCAGATCGCCGAGATCTTCAGCGACCGGCTGGAGGCCGAGGGCAGGCGGTACCCCCGGACCGTCGGCCTGGAACCGCACCATGCGGCGCTGCTGCCCGAAGTGGTCATCCGGATCGGCGCCGAGGGCTTCGCGAAACTCGCGGTGAAGGCGATGCAGCCCAGAGCGAGGCCGCAGATCTATGTGGATCACATCCATGCGCCGCTGGTCTCCGTACAGGAGCAGGCCGAGATCGTGATGGCACGCCTGCGGCAGGGCGGCGACGTGAGCTTCCGCACGCTCACCGAGGACGCCGAGGACACCCTCACGGTGGTGGCCCGTTTCCTGGCCCTGCTGGAGCTCTACCGGGAGAAGGCGGTCGTCCTGGACCAGGAGGAGGCCCTCGGGGAGCTGCTGGTGCGCTGGACCGGTGGCGACGGTCCGACACCGGCCGTCACCGACGAATTCGACCGGCTCGATCATGTGGTGGAGGAAAAGGCGTGA
- the scpB gene encoding SMC-Scp complex subunit ScpB encodes MVVDEPATEEHLAKVLDRPPREISVALRALSDEYTVQGRGFDLRLVAGGWRFYTRPEYAEAVEAFVLDGQQARLTQAALETLAVVAYRQPVSRSRVSAVRGVNCDGVMRTLLQRGLIDEAGAEPETGAILYGTTNYFLERMGLRGLDELPELAPFLPEADAIEAETQEGVPSFDPDAPDGPDTDADDKTEL; translated from the coding sequence ATGGTCGTCGACGAGCCGGCCACCGAAGAACACCTGGCCAAGGTGCTCGACCGGCCCCCTCGGGAGATCTCGGTGGCACTGCGTGCCCTGTCCGACGAGTACACCGTTCAGGGGCGCGGTTTCGACCTGCGGCTCGTCGCCGGCGGCTGGCGGTTCTACACCCGTCCCGAGTACGCGGAAGCGGTCGAGGCGTTCGTCCTGGACGGGCAGCAGGCCCGGCTGACGCAGGCGGCGCTGGAGACGCTCGCGGTGGTCGCGTACCGTCAGCCGGTGAGCCGTTCCCGCGTCTCCGCGGTCCGCGGAGTGAACTGCGACGGGGTCATGCGGACCCTCCTGCAGCGCGGTCTGATCGATGAGGCGGGCGCGGAACCCGAAACAGGTGCGATCCTGTACGGGACGACGAACTACTTTCTGGAGCGGATGGGCCTACGAGGCCTGGACGAGCTCCCGGAGCTCGCGCCCTTCCTTCCGGAGGCGGATGCGATCGAGGCCGAGACACAAGAAGGTGTGCCGTCGTTCGATCCGGATGCACCGGACGGTCCGGACACCGACGCAGACGACAAGACGGAACTTTGA